In Anopheles arabiensis isolate DONGOLA chromosome 2, AaraD3, whole genome shotgun sequence, the genomic window GTTGGTACGACCGAGATTTGAGGCATACGCGCTCCGCCGCTGGTACTAGCAATCTTTAGACCCGGTTTCGGCTGCAAGGGCGGTAGATAGTTGCTGTTGGAGGTTGAATCGACGGCTCCGCTGTCGGTGCGTGGATCGAACTTAAACTCGACCGGTTCGTCATactcgtccagcagcagctgcggcTCCATTAGGCTCGAATTGAGTTCGCGTCCATCATACTGATCATCCTCAATGTCGTCCTCCTCTTCGCCGGCACCCGTGCCGTCCAGTTTGTTGCATTTATCATCCTCAGCAAATGAATCTTTCGAATCTACAAATATTGAGAGAAAGTGTCGAAGGACCGTACGTTAGCTAAAGTTCAATTCTGTGACTAGTGTGGAAGGTTTTGGGTTAGTTAGAAGTAGCACAACAAAGCAGACGGAAGGGACGAGATGGATCAATGAAAATGTGTTCTACTGTGACAGGGCGCAAAAGCGAAACTAATACGCTACTAAAGGATACATAGGGTTAGAAATGAATCATGATGTGTGTACAGATGTTATTACAGGTAAAAGCATTGAAACGAAAAATATCCAATTTCCCAAGCCGCTTCAGCTCTAGTGATGATGATTTAATGGAATGGGATTTGTGCTCATGTTTTCATTCGCTGGCGCGATTAAAATGTGATTTCCTACATTAGAATGTGCAATATTTGGTCATTAGtgtattacattttttttgtcaaatcaTATCTCGCTTTGTCGATACCAGAACACATCAGGGATGGAAGAAAGGAGAGAATAAAGCAAGCGATAGATTAGCACAACAGGATAATCAATTTCGAAAaaagaatgagagagagagagcgtgcgcGTTTATGCTATGAAACGATCAAAAGCACTACCCAAtcataacaaacaaatactttttttctACTACTTTAGTTTCTAAATAATTTTAGTGCTAATAATTACTCCAAGAAAACCATATCAATATCACGATCGGAAAGCTATGAGGGACCTTTAAGACTTGGTGGTAACTGGCCTATGTTCTTGCCAACTTTGGGCCATATTGGTACGTATTTTCATCGCCAACTGAACTCCGATTTGCTGACATCTTGTTTGTTACAATGGAACTCAAATATGCTTCATTTCACGAAAACGTATGTTCATACGTTTTCAATTTTCAGAGTCTCTTTCATTAAATCATTCGATTCGTAAAGCTTCAGCGGCATGGGAAGGCGGAAACTCACCTTTTTTATATACTTGTCCGCGTTTTCGGCTTGTAATATTGGATTGCGCTATTCATTCAACCTAAGTGTGCTTGTTATGGGTTTAAGCCTGTTTTTAACGCAAACTACGACCACTAACACTATCCGAAACATTACGGCAGATAGAGGAAATGTGCattatgttgtgtgttttatccCAACGCCGcacatttaaaattattgaCAGGTTTGTTGAGCGAAACAATTACCAATACGAATAAAGCAATGTGTTCCTCTATGTGCAcggtacattattttaaataaaaattcaatttgttcgtttttgctacacacgcacacagacaacacattgtattattttgattGGTTTTTAGTTCGTTCTTCTGGGTGGTGGTAGTGTGAGCTACACTTTAAAGCATTATGACAGAGGTAGCGAATGATCGCGCTATAACCGATCCCTAAAGCGATGAGTGACGGCGGACTACAAACATCCCTTTTAGCTTTTCCGAACAGATACTGAATAGATGTAGAAACATAAGCGTTGGAAGCAGTAAAATGGCACCATTTAATTGTAAATGAATTTGTTcgtctaaaactaaacaccaATCATTCTTTACGAACCCGATTAAGACAACAAATACGTGTTTATATGCAaatatatgtgtatatatacaTGGTTAGTAAATTTTACGACAAAATATAAGAAATGGGACCATGGGGaaagaattttattttaaaaatttactACCGAAAATCATCTAACACAGCAGAATAACGTTTTATAAGTGTtctgtgcgtgttttttatATAACGGAGAGTGTGTACTGTCTATAATATGTACCATATCTCGTACTAATTCCAAGTTACTCAATATGTAAATTGTCTATGAAGAAGTATAGATgggattttaaattaaaagttaAGGCATGAACTAAACCCTGCTCAAAgtgtttaaagtgtttttctaCGATTCCACGCACTCATTTTCCTTGCCGACTAACAACTTATCTAGAGTAAGCAGCTAGTCGACCCGGAACACGTCAGGTTGAGTAGAATCGCGAAATAATGGTATGTAGCTACGTCATCTTGTGTGGTGTGAATTGTTATTATGAATCTGAAAAGAGTGAGTCTACTCTGGTTCAAAACCCACTGAAAAGAGTGATTATTAATGCGAGTGATTAAAAAATGGCAGACGAGAGCCACATATACATATAAAGCAGTCAATGTGTGTCCCCAGTACTAGAGTATGAAGAAAATAATGTgttcaaaaccaaaccaaataaTTGTGcgatttattcttcttctaatATGCAGTAGTGTGTGCAATGCATGTATGTGCGATGTGCGTTTTTCGTCCCGCAAATGGCCGCAAATGGCCGCAAAAGGCGTTCGCCGTACTCACCGGATAAGCTGTTTTCGTTGTTCCGCGTTCGGCTGCGCTTGGACGCTCGCGATGGCTTGGCTGCCGCGGTGCCCTGCTTCTGATGCTGCCTGCCGGATCGATTCGTGTTGCCATTGTTGTTGGTCGTGCCGTCCATGTTGCCGGTGGTATCTTCCATCGATTCGTCCAGTGACGGCGAGGTACCCCGCGGTTCGTCGCCCGCCTCCAAATCGACATCGTCAACCAGCTCGTCCGCCTCATCGTCCATtacctcgtcgtcctcgtcgtccagCTGTTCGGCCTTTTCGTGCATCAGGGtatcgtcgtcgtccgtgCGGCTGCTCACAATTCTTAGCTGCTGGTCGTCGTCGCCCGAGTTGGACGCGCCACTGCTGGCAATTTTCACATCCATAATATCCATCGAGCTGCTGTCGTACTCTTCACCGGgcgcaccgccgccgccgacgaaATTTCCCTCCGTTTCACCCTCGCCTGCATCGCTTCCGGACAGCTTTCGCGGACGACCGCGCTTGCGCTTCTGTTGCGAGAGGGCAGTACCGAGCAGCGGATTCGTTTGCACCATCGCACTGCCACTGGCGGCGTTACTGCCACCTTGCTGCAGCAAGCTGTTGCTGTGGCTGCGGGTAACGATGCCGGTGGAGGAGAGCAGTGGGGGTAGCGGCTTTAGATGGCCGCCCTGCGCCTGGCCGGAGCTGGCTGCGTTTTGCGCCACCGCAATACTGTTGGGTACGGGCGAGCAGCGATCGTCCTCGTCATCGTCGACTTGCGCCACCATGCCGCTGCTTCCGCTGCTGTTCTTTTGTACTGTCGCGCTTGGAACTGtgttggtagtggtggtggcacCCGTCGCTTGCGCACCGCTTGAGGCAGCCGAGCCGGCCgaggtggttgttgttgcggaCGCCGAGCCAGAGGGCGCATTCGGTTTGTCGTCGTTCACCTCGGTGAGCCCCTTTATCCGGAGGCTTTCCGCGACGCGCAGAAAGGCGGCCAGCCGATCCTGGTCGACCGACACCTCGCCGCGGTACATAAAGTCCAGCAGACACTTCATGTCTTTGAACGGTACATCGCGCAAGATTACGATCGGGTGCTTCTCGGGATGGCTGACGAAAAGCTGCTGGAAGTAAGGACTGCAGGCGGACAGCACCATCTGGCGAGAAAAACGAAACCCGTCACCGttagttggttggttggtttttgtatTGACTAGAAAAAAAGACTAGACAAAGAGGGAACAGCGCCATTTGTCcattaagagagagagacggcgGCCCTAAACGCGGCGCAGTTTTCTTACCTTGTGTGCTTTCAGGTGCTGACCTTCAACGGCCAGCGTTACATCGATGAAAGTTTCATCGTGCAAAAGCTGGTCGAACACGGCGAGCAGGTTGGTTTGGTGGTTGTTCCACCGGAGGCAGAATCTTTGGGATGTCATTTTTactgtgatttttttgtttgttttgtattccGTCAAGCAAGGAATCCTGTGTCCTCTCTATCTCGGGGTCCCTTGGGAACAGAGACGTAAATAGCCGTTGCTCTTATCGGGGTACTCCGATACCggcgctgttgttgttgatgcttcTGCTAGTCGTCGTCCTTCGTTATCTTTCCTCGTTTAGACGTTTTAGAAGGCAAGATAAAAGTTACTATCGCTTTACTGCTTGAACTTAGGGTGATTCAGTCTTTCCAGTTCGGTTGTAGGTTTGGTGGCTGTAGGTAGAGagaaacagacaaaaaaaacattattaataCATTGTTCTTAGTAGTAGTAAATACAACAGAATGTCGTTAACAAAGAAGCTATATCCCCACTCGTTTTAGAACGGAAAATCAATGTGGCAAAACATTGTTAAATAACtactatttgtttttgtaatattCTGTCACAAGTAATAGTATGAAATGTTCTTCACTTTAAACCGACTTGCGCTTTACTTCCGTACTTTACTGCGAACGATTGTAAGGCCGACCCGGGTTTGTTGACGTCAGACAGCGAGATAAAAAGCAGACGCACCCAAGCCAAATAACTCGAAGCGTTAAGGGAAGAAGCTCCAACGAAGATTACAACGTGACAAAACGCACCCTCAGTCCTAACGCAGATAAAACGTCATTTACGAACGGAGCGGCGGGATCTTCTGCCCAGTGTACACGACCAATGACGCTACAACGCATTGTGCCCTTCGAAATTCAAATGTGCTTTCACAGCACGCACATCTCCAGCCCAGGCTCACTTTAAGTACAGCAAAAACACTAAAAGTATCGGCAATAGAAAAAGAaccctttttacatttttaactTCAGCGATTTTATTAAACTTAGCATTTCTAGAGCCAGAAAAAGATCATGCAACATTCAATACAATCGTTCCTTTAAACAGGAGAATATGTGGCACTATTTAGCAGCTTAAAATGCTTAGATAATACCCTGAAGCATCAGCATCTTCTTAACCACTCAGGAGACGTACTCATTTATCCGGTAAAGATTTACGACTGGGGGTTTCTTCCTATCGTTATTCCCATAAAATTACATCATCCCTTCCTCGCGCGACAGAACTGCGACTCCATTCCGTAAACTTTGAGCAGAAGTCGCAGGAGGAGTGAGGGCTGGTTGGAGGAGGTTAGTTGTTGAAATGTCCTTCAGTGCCATTTAACAACTGGTCACAAAGCTGCTATCGGTCTGTGGCGGCGATTAGGATGGGGTTTTTGTACCATTACCACCACAAAAATGAATATTCAACTGAGTGTGGGGGGTTTGTGGAGGCCCTTAGGCAGCTAGCGTGGGGATGGCAAGAAGGTTGAGTGGAAGGAACAGCAGAGAACGACGAGGAtacactaccactaccaccggGCTCAGCTAGACCCTATTTTACTGGATCTAATGTATTCTTCTTCTACGTGCGATTAAGTTGCCGATTGAACAACAAAGttaaaaagtatttttatAAAGTGAGCCGGTTTAGGTTGGAACTGGAATTGTCAATTTTAGCAGGTATTTGTGTGTAGTTAAGCCCTCTGAACGCTTGTTTACTCAAGCACGAACGGATCCTTTAGCGATCGCTGTTATTGGAGATGCCTTTGCTTGTGTAAACACTTCTCCGAAATTTAAACAGTTGCCCTCTTAATGTGCAAAGTTGCGCGTTCTGTTGAGTTGTGCGAGTGTTCCCCGCGAGTGGAAAGGGTCGGCAAGAAGGGAAAAGGGTAGGAAAACTTTCCTTAAAGATGGGACGGAAACACAAGGCAGCAAATTTATCCCTTCTTTTCCTACTCCCCTCCGATTGCCGTCCCATTCATCCTCCACGGATCGCGCCGACGACGCCTATGATCATGACCTTCACAAACCTGTCAACCTGTCAAACCGATTGCATATTTATTACCGCATCGTCACATCTCCCCGTCGTTTGTgtctgtttctctctttcgctcgcttGTTCGGCACTCGGCACAGGTTAGTTTAATGCGTGGCCCCATCGAATGTAGGATGGcgtaacatacacacatacacacacgtacacgaaaCGACGACACGGATGACAACAAAAACTACCGCAAACTTACTCCGCACACAAGCGTGAACCGCAGCAAACACACGCGTTTTGGATCACACCACTGCCACAAATGACGATTGGGTCGATAAAGTAAGGGTGGGATTGGATAGAGCTTCATCAGAGAGCAAACATTTCGAATGAAAGGCTCAGGGGATTGTGCACCGgtttttgctgcagcagcagttctGCAAACATGATGTATGCAAATTTGTGTGCCAAAAAGAAATTtctctaaaaataaaacataattcgCTCGttataacaaaagaaaaagaattaaaatgaTTTGCATACTATTATGCAAAGTTAATGATCATTGACGTATTTGTGACACCTCCGAATGGCTGGGTGGCTATCTAGTAATCATAACAAATCGGACCGCAATTTGGGGTCTGtgttttatgtaatttatGCGTTTGTTATTGAAATCTATAAAAGATTGAGTTGGAAATAGAGCAACACTCTAATTTACATGATTTTTTATCGGATCTTTGCAAAGGagatcatttttgtttttaagacCTAAAGAATATTCAAcccaaaatcatgtcagcttAGAGAATAGTTTTATCATCCCACGCCCCACCTAGCACCGAACTGTATTTTCCTGTATTATTCTGGAAAACCGTGAAGTAGATTAACATTCGTACACGCTCCCCGCCTAAAGGGCGAAACAACAGATGACAATCCACCAAGGAGCCCTTTAAGAGAGGCACGGAGTAAGAGACGCAAGCAAACAGGATTTCCCAAATGGGTTatgcatatttattttaatgcagAGATATATTCACGTTCTGCGTTTCTGTACGCGATTCATAAAactggccgccgccgccaactGAATCACCCCATcacaccacacactcacacacacaccacagcaaAACGTACTGTGTGATGTCGTTGTGATATATTCATCAAAATCACACCATCAAAAGGATAATATAGTGTAAGGAAGTgaagaacaacacaacacgcAACTGAAGATGACGTAGCAGCGCATCACATTCGCCATGATGGAACTACGTCCTCCCCCCCTTGCAGCACACGATTGCCTTTTGGGAAACTAAATGAACCATCTAATTCCTCCAACAAATACCATTGCACACTCAGTGGGTGGAGGGAGGGATGATCGTGGGAcgcggacgaggaggaggttTAACAAGCGCGATCACTGGAAGCCATGGATCCATGGCCGTGGAGCCGGTactaacacacaaacacactcacactgcaGCCTATCTATCCCACCACCCCCATTGGCGTTTATCATACACGATGATCgcgtggttgtgtgttttttttctctatgaGAACCGAAGCAAACTGACAGCCACCCCCGCGAGCAAATggtagaaagaaaaagagaaaaaatgagcACGGCAAAGTTTCAGTTTATGTTACCGTGGTGCCGCCGCTCTGCGGGGCTGTGTGCGGTTGTGTTGGTCTAGACTACGTTTCGTGTGctagatgctgctgctgctgctgctacacaaCACCCCCTTAGCACACCAT contains:
- the LOC120896766 gene encoding protein tramtrack, beta isoform → MTSQRFCLRWNNHQTNLLAVFDQLLHDETFIDVTLAVEGQHLKAHKMVLSACSPYFQQLFVSHPEKHPIVILRDVPFKDMKCLLDFMYRGEVSVDQDRLAAFLRVAESLRIKGLTEVNDDKPNAPSGSASATTTTSAGSAASSGAQATGATTTTNTVPSATVQKNSSGSSGMVAQVDDDEDDRCSPVPNSIAVAQNAASSGQAQGGHLKPLPPLLSSTGIVTRSHSNSLLQQGGSNAASGSAMVQTNPLLGTALSQQKRKRGRPRKLSGSDAGEGETEGNFVGGGGAPGEEYDSSSMDIMDVKIASSGASNSGDDDQQLRIVSSRTDDDDTLMHEKAEQLDDEDDEVMDDEADELVDDVDLEAGDEPRGTSPSLDESMEDTTGNMDGTTNNNGNTNRSGRQHQKQGTAAAKPSRASKRSRTRNNENSLSDSKDSFAEDDKCNKLDGTGAGEEEDDIEDDQYDGRELNSSLMEPQLLLDEYDEPVEFKFDPRTDSGAVDSTSNSNYLPPLQPKPGLKIASTSGGARMPQISVVPTTALQIPKLAPLTASGGGTSSFLGGGSNNKSSVKLHKRARLMTPKKPNGMTTTQTILNNLNNNLNESLISTSNTASGGSSLCITGIGSEMYDMFSGSVLRSSSPRSNSNSPSVKGGSGNDSGSRTHKYAVIDDTEGSVRDFCTKEGDHVYRCKVCARVYTHISNFCRHYVTSHKRNVKVYPCPFCLKEFTRKDNMTAHVKIIHKQEYAQQQTTGVGPGGTSPASGGGSNSRGEESFSATLVGGRNDSTNGGSSLTTASIINAVGLQPKLGTNSGGTGAIRIMYPFPGSGQASPAAAATTAGSAGSGTVGTITIKKEFQEKSSSSSGANSPTGSVSSSSSGLAAQPATATVSQ